A window from Culex pipiens pallens isolate TS chromosome 3, TS_CPP_V2, whole genome shotgun sequence encodes these proteins:
- the LOC120413777 gene encoding bumetanide-sensitive sodium-(potassium)-chloride cotransporter produces MKVDRFSITRISNRILGSFTGGRSNNANISNTNNNSVTLEPSATFTISGTDGGSTVDIDSYTVSSVGSDDNGRRYSYNHLTREPLPRLEYYRTSKRGLKRPSIGELHGDLDRKPEKQEEEEKPDAHGHGIKLGWIEGVLIPCLLNIWGVMLFLRLSWVVSQAGIVESLIIIGISYLVCVITALSLSAICTNGQVKGGGIYYLISRSLGPEFGASVGVVFAFANCVQAALNTIGFCSSLNDLLKSYDTKIVDGGVNDVRIVGSIAIVVMVIICAVGMEWEAKAQNFLIVAIVIAIFNFLIGVVVGPSSDASVAQGFMGFSSAVFQANMKADYRFSENSQQSFFSVFAIFFPSVTGVQAGANICGDLKDPASAIPKGTLLALLISAISYVTFVFFAGGAALRDASGNITDLVNGTFVTCTAESNCAYGLHNDYTVMQLMSLSSAIIYAGCFAATLSTALTNLLSVPRIIQALGIDRIYPGLIFFSKGYGKHGEPYRGYVLVLIVSVLFVLIADINAIAPLISNFYLASYALINFCTFHAATVKPLGWRPTFRFYHPWISLLGSIMCIVIMFQLNYMFTIVTVTIIFVLYLVVVYRNPDVNWGSSTQEQIYKSALSSTLKLQNIGDHVKNYHPSILVLAGNPMNRPPLIDLANLITKNHSLMIVGDIIKERLSHRKRKQLNSECTKFLEIRKIRGFYQPIDGMSIEEGVHALIQTSGVGKLSPNIVLMGYKADWMTCPVKDLLTYYNVLHDSFDCRMSLAILRLPNGLDFSHLTTEIVAEPAGMPAAVGSNSNFQTISTVLTDGLRPPRKLMHVDSNLNLDSANGSNDNTLTIPQQAPLPNRRTLEAQRNSIVYSTRGGSSVPKEILDRLSVFQKKQSKGTIDVWWLYDDGGLTMLVPHIISLRSKWSQCKIRVFALTNRQMELEVEERNMANLLTKLRIDYSSLTMLQGVTNAPRQETVDMHQRLLQHFTESDGTQIPIGEHERVALQEKTSRQLRLREMLLEHSNGANLIVMSMPMPRLGTVSAPLYMSWLEMLTKDMPPFLLVRGNQTSVLTFYS; encoded by the exons ATGAAAGTCGATCGTTTCTCGATAACTCGCATCAGCAATCGCATTCTGGGCAGTTTCACCGGCGGCAGAAGCAACAATGCCAACATCAGCAACACTAACAACAACAGCGTAACTCTGGAACCGTCGGCTACTTTCACCATCAGTGGGACGGATGGCGGTTCCACGGTGGACATTGACAGCTATACCGTCTCCTCGGTGGGGTCTGATGACAACGGGCGGCGGTACAGCTACAATCATCTCACGAG AGAACCTCTGCCACGCTTAGAATATTATCGAACATCAAAACGTGGCCTGAAACGGCCATCGATTGGGGAGCTACATGGAGACCTCGACAGAAAGCCG GAAAAGCAAGAAGAGGAGGAAAAACCAGACGCCCACGGCCACGGCATCAAGCTGGGATGGATCGAAGGCGTACTGATCCCGTGCCTGCTCAACATCTGGGGCGTGATGCTGTTCCTGCGGCTCAGCTGGGTCGTCTCACAGGCCGGAATCGTCGAGTCGCTGATCATCATTGGCATCTCGTACCTGGTGTGCGTCATTACGGCCCTCTCGCTGTCGGCCATCTGCACCAACGGGCAGGTCAAGGGCGGTGGCATTTACTATCTCATTTCGCGCTCGCTGGGACCGGAGTTTGGCGCGTCGGTGGGGGTGGTGTTTGCCTTTGCCAACTGCGTCCAGGCCGCGCTCAACACGATCGGGTTCTGCAGCTCGCTGAACGATTTGCTTA aatcctACGACACTAAAATCGTTGATGGTGGAGTCAACGACGTGCGGATTGTGGGTTCGATCGCGATCGTCGTGATGGTGATCATCTGCGCCGTCGGCATGGAGTGGGAGGCAAAGGCGCAGAACTTTCTGATCGTCGCCATTGTGATCGCCATTTTCAACTTCCTGATCGGAGTTGTGGTCGGACCAAGTTCGGACGCATCGGTGGCGCAAGGGTTCATGGGCTTCTCTTCGGCGGTCTTCCAAGCGAACATGAAGGCGGACTACCGGTTCAGCGAAAACTCCCAGCAGTCTTTCTTCAGCGTCTTTGCGATATTCTTTCCGAGTGTGACGGGCGTCCAGGCTGGCGCGAATATCTGCGGTGACCTTAAGGATCCCGCCAGTGCCATTCCGAAGGGCACCCTGCTGGCGCTGCTCATCTCGGCGATCTCGTACGTAACGTTTGTGTTTTTCGCTGGTGGAGCTGCCCTGCGAGACGCTTCCGGCAACATTACCGATCTCGTCAACGGGACGTTCGTGACGTGTACGGCGGAAAGT AACTGCGCCTACGGACTGCACAACGACTACACGGTGATGCAGCTGATGTCGCTGTCGTCGGCCATCATCTACGCGGGATGCTTCGCGGCTACGCTCAGTACCGCTCTGACCAATCTCCTCTCGGTTCCGAGGATCATCCAGGCGCTGGGTATCGATCGCATCTACCCGGGATTGATTTTCTTCTCCAAGGGTTACGGCAAGCACGGAGAGCCATACCGTGGTTATGTGCTGGTACTCATCGTGTCCGTACTGTTCGTACTGATCGCGGATATCAACGCAATTGCTCCTCTGATCTCCAACTTTTACTTGGCCTCGTACGCGCTGATCAATTTCTGCACGTTCCATGCGGCTACGGTGAAGCCTCTCGGCTGGCGACCTACGTTCCGGTTCTACCATCCGTGGATCAGCTTGCTCGGTTCGATCATGTGCATCGTGATCATGTTCCAGCTGAACTACATGTTTACGATCGTAACGGTAACGATCATTTTTGTGCTTTATCTGGTGGTCGTCTATCGTAATCCGGACGTCAACTGGGGTTCCTCTACCCAAGAGCAAATCTACAAAAGCGCCCTCTCCTCTACGCTCAAGCTGCAAAACATTGGCGATCACGTCAAGAACTACCACCCGTCGATCCTGGTTCTAGCGGGTAACCCGATGAATCGACCACCCCTCATCGACCTTGCTAACCTCATCACCAAGAACCACTCGCTAATGATCGTTGGCGACATCATCAAAGAACGTCTCTCACATCGCAAGCGCAAGCAACTCAACTCCGAGTGCACCAAGTTCCTGGAGATTCGCAAGATTCGCGGCTTCTACCAACCCATCGACGGAATGTCCATCGAGGAGGGCGTCCACGCGTTGATCCAAACCTCGGGCGTGGGCAAGCTCTCGCCCAACATTGTCCTGATGGGCTACAAGGCCGACTGGATGACCTGCCCGGTGAAGGATCTGCTCACGTACTACAACGTCCTGCA CGATTCCTTCGACTGCCGAATGTCGCTGGCGATCCTGCGACTCCCGAACGGATTGGACTTTTCCCACCTCACGACCGAGATCGTAGCGGAACCTGCCGGAATGCCAGCCGCCGTCGGTAGCAACTCCAACTTCCAAACCATCTCGACCGTCCTCACCGACGGACTGCGCCCACCGCGCAAGCTCATGCACGTCGACTCGAACCTCAACCTGGACTCGGCGAACGGCAGCAACGACAACACGCTCACCATTCCGCAGCAAG CTCCCTTGCCGAACCGGCGTACCCTCGAGGCCCAACGGAACAGCATCGTCTACTCGACGCGAGGGGGCTCGAGCGTCCCGAAGGAGATCCTGGACCGGCTCAGCGTGTTCCAGAAGAAGCAATCCAAGGGCACCATCGACGTCTGGTGGCTGTACGACGACGGCGGTCTAACGATGCTCGTTCCGCACATCATCTCGCTCCGGTCCAAGTGGTCCCAGTGCAAGATCCGCGTGTTTGCCCTCACCAACCGCCAGATGGAGTTGGAGGTGGAAGAGCGAAA CATGGCAAACCTCCTCACCAAGCTACGCATCGACTACTCCTCGCTGACGATGCTGCAGGGCGTAACGAATGCGCCGCGTCAGGAAACCGTCGACATGCACCAGCGGCTGCTGCAGCACTTTACCGAAAGCGACGGCACCCAGATACCGATTGGCGAGCACGAGCGGGTGGCGCTGCAGGAGAAGACGAGTCGCCAGCTGCGGCTGCGCGAAATGCTGCTAGAGCACTCGAACGGGGCGAACCTGATCGTGATGTCGATGCCGATGCCGAGGCTG GGAACCGTGTCCGCTCCGTTGTACATGTCTTGGCTGGAAATGCTCACGAAGGACATGCCACCGTTCCTGTTGGTGCGCGGCAACCAGACGTCTGTGCTCACGTTCTACTCCTAA
- the LOC120413763 gene encoding A-kinase anchor protein 17A isoform X3: MEKMRQMILPDKFSVLKIRSLSQVSKSTVGQIRFEGELEDRSKLRHVLGRLDGRPIRLAGFSESVKLRASEAKEDFPTRHDWDSFFRDAKNMDEMKAGERPDTIHFANLPIKWFCPRHQENEDNAKPSESIFKRIFEKFGDVRCVDIPICDPYRAQMKAHMSGMQKFSFDQEMYFEGYVQFTEYVGFVKAMDEFRGMKLVRKEGDKNLAVSIAVEFDRTKHLSDSTIKKRKIVRDRLIATDREKEELEKKRLAEEEAKKDRERKRQEDLRKADELKRMQREQRRKEKHLQKLRQKETDEISLKILAEERKLMETQRKLESIRLLDALFERIKLKQKLFDGKQSKVDPAKKSSASTNKKADKLKAAQEKEIEKMRHRVKQVKDGNLLKNFLGTSGQSSATRSRSPSVNTISSDDSILNDQPSDGKKKKKKKKSMSDLSSSESEADGKQREHAENHQEGAGAVAPYPSVPPVMPPGAYPGMYPGFDWAAMGYPYAYDPFYAQRANYYASAMAYRGYRGAPRASRYPRGGGRGRGGYRGRFDYRDREDGDYDYRDRSYSRSRSRSRSRSRSRRRRSRSRSRRSSSSRSRSRSRRRSRSRSRRSRSSTRSRRSRSRSNSKSKKLVQMSKPTAKHLASTMRDSRSKTKSRSRSRSRYRHRSRQRTRSHHRHSHSKEPEDETVPESFRKHRIVLQTDKLVRSAKEIEEEVREHLRKQQEEEDRKAEQEQNKLDEQTEDAAAATSETNNHKRARTSRSSSSTRSKSQKRSPSKTNAKSRSNTPQAEARKGRERRNDDSSGDERHSKRRNRSNERSSRRRHKSHSERSDRKRKSQSVDGGDSPKHRRSPKRREERVSSK, translated from the exons ATGGAGAAGATGCGCCAGATGATACTGCCGGACAAGTTTTCGGTGCTGAAG ATTCGCTCTTTGTCGCAGGTATCCAAGAGCACCGTTGGCCAAATCCGGTTCGAGGGCGAGCTGGAGGACCGCAGCAAGTTGCGTCATGTGCTGGGCCGTTTGGACGGGCGTCCGATCCGACTGGCGGGGTTTTCTGAGTCGGTGAAGCTGCGCGCGTCCGAGGCTAAGGAAGACTTCCCGACGCGCCACGACTGGGATTCGTTCTTCCGGGACGCGAAGAACATGGACGAGATGAAGGCGGGTGAGCGGCCGGACACGATCCACTTTGCGAACCTGCCGATCAAGTGGTTCTGTCCGCGGCACCAGGAGAACGAGGACAACGCCAAGCCGAGCGAGAGCATCTTCAAGcgcatttttgaaaagtttggcgACGTGCGCTGCGTGGACATTCCGATCTGCGACCCGTACCGGGCCCAGATGAAGGCGCACATGTCCGGCATGCAAAAGTTCAGCTTCGACCAGGAGATGTACTTTGAGGG CTACGTCCAGTTCACCGAGTACGTGGGCTTCGTCAAGGCGATGGACGAGTTCCGCGGGATGAAGCTGGTGCGGAAGGAGGGCGACAAAAACCTGGCCGTGTCCATTGCGGTCGAGTTTGACCGCACCAAGCACCTCAGCGATTCGACCATCAAGAAGCGCAAGATCGTGCGCGACCGGCTGATTGCGACCGATCGCGAAAAGGAGGAACTCGAGAAAAAACGACTCGCCGAGGAGGAAGcgaagaaggaccgcgagag AAAGCGCCAGGAGGATCTGCGCAAGGCCGACGAGCTGAAGCGGATGCAGCGCGAGCAACGCCGCAAGGAGAAGCACCTGCAGAAGCTGCGCCAGAAGGAAACGGACGAAATCAGCCTGAAGATCCTGGCGGAGGAGCGCAAGCTGATGGAGACGCAGCGCAAGCTGGAGAGTATCCGGTTGCTGGACGCGCTGTTTGAGCGGATCAAG ctgAAGCAAAAGCTGTTTGACGGCAAGCAGTCCAAGGTGGATCCGGCGAAGAAGTCGAGCGCGTCGACCAACAAGAAGGCGGACAAACTGAAGGCCGCTCAGGAGAAGGAGATTGAGAAGATGCGTCATCGGGTGAAGCAGGTCAAGGATGGCAACCTGTTAAAGAACTTCCTCGGAACGTCCGGCCAGAGTTCGGCCACACGTTCGCGCTCGCCCAGCGTCAACACGATCAGCTCCGACGACAGCATTCTGAACGATCAACCGTCGGAtgggaaaaagaagaagaaaaagaagaaatcaATGTCCGATTTGAGCTCTTCCGAGTCGGAGGCGGACGGCAAGCAGCGCGAACATGCTGAAAACCACCAGGAAGGGGCCGGAGCGGTGGCTCCGTATCCGTCGGTCCCACCCGTCATGCCACCGGGAGCATATCCTGGGATGTACCCGGGCTTCGATTGGGCCGCGATGGGATATCCGTACGCGTACGATCCGTTTTACGCGCAGAGAGCGAACTACTATGCCAGCGCGATGGCGTACCGCGGCTATCGTGGCGCTCCTCGTGCCTCCAGATATCCACGTGGAGGTGGCCGAGGACGAGGCGGATACCGGGGCCGGTTCGACTACCGCGATAGGGAAGACGGAGACTACGACTACCGCGATAGGTCGTACTCAAGATCCAGGTCCAGATCCAGAAGCAGAAGCCGGTCCCGCCGTCGCAGGTCGCGCAGCCGCAGTCGCAGAAGCAGCTCGAGTCGTAGCCGAAGCCGAAGTCGTCGCAGATCTCGCAGCCGCAGCCGCCGAAGCCGCTCGAGTACCCGCAGCAGACGGTCGCGCAGCCGGTCCAACTCCAAGTCGAAAAAACTCGTCCAAATGTCCAAACCGACCGCCAAACACCTAGCTTCCACGATGAGAGACTCACGCTCAAAGACAAAGTCAAGATCGCGTTCCCGGTCCCGCTACCGGCACCGTTCAAGGCAGCGCACCCGGTCCCATCACCGCCACTCGCACTCCAAGGAACCGGAAGACGAAACCGTGCCCGAATCCTTCCGCAAGCACCGCATCGTACTCCAAACCGACAAGCTCGTCCGCAGCGCCAAGGAAATCGAGGAAGAAGTTCGCGAACATCTGCGCAAACAGCAGGAGGAAGAGGACCGCAAGGCCGAGCAAGAACAAAACAAACTGGACGAACAAACCGaggacgccgccgccgccacctccGAAACCAACAACCACAAACGGGCCAGAACttcccgcagcagcagcagcacccgcTCAAAGTCACAAAAGCGCTCCCCTTCCAAGACCAACGCCAAGTCCCGCTCCAACACACCCCAAGCAGAAGCTCGGAAGGGCCGCGAAAGACGTAATGACGACTCGTCCGGCGATGAGCGCCACTCCAAGCGGCGAAATCGAAGTAACGAACGGAGCAGCCGCAGACGCCACAAGTCGCACTCGGAGCGATCGGACCGCAAGCGCAAGTCCCAATCGGTGGATGGCGGCGACAGTCCGAAGCATCGCCGGTCGCCCAAGCGGCGCGAGGAGCGGGTCAGTTCCAAGTAg
- the LOC120413763 gene encoding A-kinase anchor protein 17A isoform X2: protein MIQTIQDVSDCVALYLPHSLYLKPSAKFNVSVALPNAITGKSISNYEVMEKMRQMILPDKFSVLKVSKSTVGQIRFEGELEDRSKLRHVLGRLDGRPIRLAGFSESVKLRASEAKEDFPTRHDWDSFFRDAKNMDEMKAGERPDTIHFANLPIKWFCPRHQENEDNAKPSESIFKRIFEKFGDVRCVDIPICDPYRAQMKAHMSGMQKFSFDQEMYFEGYVQFTEYVGFVKAMDEFRGMKLVRKEGDKNLAVSIAVEFDRTKHLSDSTIKKRKIVRDRLIATDREKEELEKKRLAEEEAKKDRERKRQEDLRKADELKRMQREQRRKEKHLQKLRQKETDEISLKILAEERKLMETQRKLESIRLLDALFERIKLKQKLFDGKQSKVDPAKKSSASTNKKADKLKAAQEKEIEKMRHRVKQVKDGNLLKNFLGTSGQSSATRSRSPSVNTISSDDSILNDQPSDGKKKKKKKKSMSDLSSSESEADGKQREHAENHQEGAGAVAPYPSVPPVMPPGAYPGMYPGFDWAAMGYPYAYDPFYAQRANYYASAMAYRGYRGAPRASRYPRGGGRGRGGYRGRFDYRDREDGDYDYRDRSYSRSRSRSRSRSRSRRRRSRSRSRRSSSSRSRSRSRRRSRSRSRRSRSSTRSRRSRSRSNSKSKKLVQMSKPTAKHLASTMRDSRSKTKSRSRSRSRYRHRSRQRTRSHHRHSHSKEPEDETVPESFRKHRIVLQTDKLVRSAKEIEEEVREHLRKQQEEEDRKAEQEQNKLDEQTEDAAAATSETNNHKRARTSRSSSSTRSKSQKRSPSKTNAKSRSNTPQAEARKGRERRNDDSSGDERHSKRRNRSNERSSRRRHKSHSERSDRKRKSQSVDGGDSPKHRRSPKRREERVSSK from the exons ATGATACAGACGATCCAGGATGTCAGCGATTGTGTGGCGCTGTATTTGCCGCACAGTTTGTACCTCAAGCCGTCGGCCAAGTTTAATGTGTCGGTGGCCCTGCCGAATGCCATCACCGGAAAGAGCATCTCCAACTACGAGGTCATGGAGAAGATGCGCCAGATGATACTGCCGGACAAGTTTTCGGTGCTGAAG GTATCCAAGAGCACCGTTGGCCAAATCCGGTTCGAGGGCGAGCTGGAGGACCGCAGCAAGTTGCGTCATGTGCTGGGCCGTTTGGACGGGCGTCCGATCCGACTGGCGGGGTTTTCTGAGTCGGTGAAGCTGCGCGCGTCCGAGGCTAAGGAAGACTTCCCGACGCGCCACGACTGGGATTCGTTCTTCCGGGACGCGAAGAACATGGACGAGATGAAGGCGGGTGAGCGGCCGGACACGATCCACTTTGCGAACCTGCCGATCAAGTGGTTCTGTCCGCGGCACCAGGAGAACGAGGACAACGCCAAGCCGAGCGAGAGCATCTTCAAGcgcatttttgaaaagtttggcgACGTGCGCTGCGTGGACATTCCGATCTGCGACCCGTACCGGGCCCAGATGAAGGCGCACATGTCCGGCATGCAAAAGTTCAGCTTCGACCAGGAGATGTACTTTGAGGG CTACGTCCAGTTCACCGAGTACGTGGGCTTCGTCAAGGCGATGGACGAGTTCCGCGGGATGAAGCTGGTGCGGAAGGAGGGCGACAAAAACCTGGCCGTGTCCATTGCGGTCGAGTTTGACCGCACCAAGCACCTCAGCGATTCGACCATCAAGAAGCGCAAGATCGTGCGCGACCGGCTGATTGCGACCGATCGCGAAAAGGAGGAACTCGAGAAAAAACGACTCGCCGAGGAGGAAGcgaagaaggaccgcgagag AAAGCGCCAGGAGGATCTGCGCAAGGCCGACGAGCTGAAGCGGATGCAGCGCGAGCAACGCCGCAAGGAGAAGCACCTGCAGAAGCTGCGCCAGAAGGAAACGGACGAAATCAGCCTGAAGATCCTGGCGGAGGAGCGCAAGCTGATGGAGACGCAGCGCAAGCTGGAGAGTATCCGGTTGCTGGACGCGCTGTTTGAGCGGATCAAG ctgAAGCAAAAGCTGTTTGACGGCAAGCAGTCCAAGGTGGATCCGGCGAAGAAGTCGAGCGCGTCGACCAACAAGAAGGCGGACAAACTGAAGGCCGCTCAGGAGAAGGAGATTGAGAAGATGCGTCATCGGGTGAAGCAGGTCAAGGATGGCAACCTGTTAAAGAACTTCCTCGGAACGTCCGGCCAGAGTTCGGCCACACGTTCGCGCTCGCCCAGCGTCAACACGATCAGCTCCGACGACAGCATTCTGAACGATCAACCGTCGGAtgggaaaaagaagaagaaaaagaagaaatcaATGTCCGATTTGAGCTCTTCCGAGTCGGAGGCGGACGGCAAGCAGCGCGAACATGCTGAAAACCACCAGGAAGGGGCCGGAGCGGTGGCTCCGTATCCGTCGGTCCCACCCGTCATGCCACCGGGAGCATATCCTGGGATGTACCCGGGCTTCGATTGGGCCGCGATGGGATATCCGTACGCGTACGATCCGTTTTACGCGCAGAGAGCGAACTACTATGCCAGCGCGATGGCGTACCGCGGCTATCGTGGCGCTCCTCGTGCCTCCAGATATCCACGTGGAGGTGGCCGAGGACGAGGCGGATACCGGGGCCGGTTCGACTACCGCGATAGGGAAGACGGAGACTACGACTACCGCGATAGGTCGTACTCAAGATCCAGGTCCAGATCCAGAAGCAGAAGCCGGTCCCGCCGTCGCAGGTCGCGCAGCCGCAGTCGCAGAAGCAGCTCGAGTCGTAGCCGAAGCCGAAGTCGTCGCAGATCTCGCAGCCGCAGCCGCCGAAGCCGCTCGAGTACCCGCAGCAGACGGTCGCGCAGCCGGTCCAACTCCAAGTCGAAAAAACTCGTCCAAATGTCCAAACCGACCGCCAAACACCTAGCTTCCACGATGAGAGACTCACGCTCAAAGACAAAGTCAAGATCGCGTTCCCGGTCCCGCTACCGGCACCGTTCAAGGCAGCGCACCCGGTCCCATCACCGCCACTCGCACTCCAAGGAACCGGAAGACGAAACCGTGCCCGAATCCTTCCGCAAGCACCGCATCGTACTCCAAACCGACAAGCTCGTCCGCAGCGCCAAGGAAATCGAGGAAGAAGTTCGCGAACATCTGCGCAAACAGCAGGAGGAAGAGGACCGCAAGGCCGAGCAAGAACAAAACAAACTGGACGAACAAACCGaggacgccgccgccgccacctccGAAACCAACAACCACAAACGGGCCAGAACttcccgcagcagcagcagcacccgcTCAAAGTCACAAAAGCGCTCCCCTTCCAAGACCAACGCCAAGTCCCGCTCCAACACACCCCAAGCAGAAGCTCGGAAGGGCCGCGAAAGACGTAATGACGACTCGTCCGGCGATGAGCGCCACTCCAAGCGGCGAAATCGAAGTAACGAACGGAGCAGCCGCAGACGCCACAAGTCGCACTCGGAGCGATCGGACCGCAAGCGCAAGTCCCAATCGGTGGATGGCGGCGACAGTCCGAAGCATCGCCGGTCGCCCAAGCGGCGCGAGGAGCGGGTCAGTTCCAAGTAg
- the LOC120413763 gene encoding A-kinase anchor protein 17A isoform X1, with protein sequence MIQTIQDVSDCVALYLPHSLYLKPSAKFNVSVALPNAITGKSISNYEVMEKMRQMILPDKFSVLKIRSLSQVSKSTVGQIRFEGELEDRSKLRHVLGRLDGRPIRLAGFSESVKLRASEAKEDFPTRHDWDSFFRDAKNMDEMKAGERPDTIHFANLPIKWFCPRHQENEDNAKPSESIFKRIFEKFGDVRCVDIPICDPYRAQMKAHMSGMQKFSFDQEMYFEGYVQFTEYVGFVKAMDEFRGMKLVRKEGDKNLAVSIAVEFDRTKHLSDSTIKKRKIVRDRLIATDREKEELEKKRLAEEEAKKDRERKRQEDLRKADELKRMQREQRRKEKHLQKLRQKETDEISLKILAEERKLMETQRKLESIRLLDALFERIKLKQKLFDGKQSKVDPAKKSSASTNKKADKLKAAQEKEIEKMRHRVKQVKDGNLLKNFLGTSGQSSATRSRSPSVNTISSDDSILNDQPSDGKKKKKKKKSMSDLSSSESEADGKQREHAENHQEGAGAVAPYPSVPPVMPPGAYPGMYPGFDWAAMGYPYAYDPFYAQRANYYASAMAYRGYRGAPRASRYPRGGGRGRGGYRGRFDYRDREDGDYDYRDRSYSRSRSRSRSRSRSRRRRSRSRSRRSSSSRSRSRSRRRSRSRSRRSRSSTRSRRSRSRSNSKSKKLVQMSKPTAKHLASTMRDSRSKTKSRSRSRSRYRHRSRQRTRSHHRHSHSKEPEDETVPESFRKHRIVLQTDKLVRSAKEIEEEVREHLRKQQEEEDRKAEQEQNKLDEQTEDAAAATSETNNHKRARTSRSSSSTRSKSQKRSPSKTNAKSRSNTPQAEARKGRERRNDDSSGDERHSKRRNRSNERSSRRRHKSHSERSDRKRKSQSVDGGDSPKHRRSPKRREERVSSK encoded by the exons ATGATACAGACGATCCAGGATGTCAGCGATTGTGTGGCGCTGTATTTGCCGCACAGTTTGTACCTCAAGCCGTCGGCCAAGTTTAATGTGTCGGTGGCCCTGCCGAATGCCATCACCGGAAAGAGCATCTCCAACTACGAGGTCATGGAGAAGATGCGCCAGATGATACTGCCGGACAAGTTTTCGGTGCTGAAG ATTCGCTCTTTGTCGCAGGTATCCAAGAGCACCGTTGGCCAAATCCGGTTCGAGGGCGAGCTGGAGGACCGCAGCAAGTTGCGTCATGTGCTGGGCCGTTTGGACGGGCGTCCGATCCGACTGGCGGGGTTTTCTGAGTCGGTGAAGCTGCGCGCGTCCGAGGCTAAGGAAGACTTCCCGACGCGCCACGACTGGGATTCGTTCTTCCGGGACGCGAAGAACATGGACGAGATGAAGGCGGGTGAGCGGCCGGACACGATCCACTTTGCGAACCTGCCGATCAAGTGGTTCTGTCCGCGGCACCAGGAGAACGAGGACAACGCCAAGCCGAGCGAGAGCATCTTCAAGcgcatttttgaaaagtttggcgACGTGCGCTGCGTGGACATTCCGATCTGCGACCCGTACCGGGCCCAGATGAAGGCGCACATGTCCGGCATGCAAAAGTTCAGCTTCGACCAGGAGATGTACTTTGAGGG CTACGTCCAGTTCACCGAGTACGTGGGCTTCGTCAAGGCGATGGACGAGTTCCGCGGGATGAAGCTGGTGCGGAAGGAGGGCGACAAAAACCTGGCCGTGTCCATTGCGGTCGAGTTTGACCGCACCAAGCACCTCAGCGATTCGACCATCAAGAAGCGCAAGATCGTGCGCGACCGGCTGATTGCGACCGATCGCGAAAAGGAGGAACTCGAGAAAAAACGACTCGCCGAGGAGGAAGcgaagaaggaccgcgagag AAAGCGCCAGGAGGATCTGCGCAAGGCCGACGAGCTGAAGCGGATGCAGCGCGAGCAACGCCGCAAGGAGAAGCACCTGCAGAAGCTGCGCCAGAAGGAAACGGACGAAATCAGCCTGAAGATCCTGGCGGAGGAGCGCAAGCTGATGGAGACGCAGCGCAAGCTGGAGAGTATCCGGTTGCTGGACGCGCTGTTTGAGCGGATCAAG ctgAAGCAAAAGCTGTTTGACGGCAAGCAGTCCAAGGTGGATCCGGCGAAGAAGTCGAGCGCGTCGACCAACAAGAAGGCGGACAAACTGAAGGCCGCTCAGGAGAAGGAGATTGAGAAGATGCGTCATCGGGTGAAGCAGGTCAAGGATGGCAACCTGTTAAAGAACTTCCTCGGAACGTCCGGCCAGAGTTCGGCCACACGTTCGCGCTCGCCCAGCGTCAACACGATCAGCTCCGACGACAGCATTCTGAACGATCAACCGTCGGAtgggaaaaagaagaagaaaaagaagaaatcaATGTCCGATTTGAGCTCTTCCGAGTCGGAGGCGGACGGCAAGCAGCGCGAACATGCTGAAAACCACCAGGAAGGGGCCGGAGCGGTGGCTCCGTATCCGTCGGTCCCACCCGTCATGCCACCGGGAGCATATCCTGGGATGTACCCGGGCTTCGATTGGGCCGCGATGGGATATCCGTACGCGTACGATCCGTTTTACGCGCAGAGAGCGAACTACTATGCCAGCGCGATGGCGTACCGCGGCTATCGTGGCGCTCCTCGTGCCTCCAGATATCCACGTGGAGGTGGCCGAGGACGAGGCGGATACCGGGGCCGGTTCGACTACCGCGATAGGGAAGACGGAGACTACGACTACCGCGATAGGTCGTACTCAAGATCCAGGTCCAGATCCAGAAGCAGAAGCCGGTCCCGCCGTCGCAGGTCGCGCAGCCGCAGTCGCAGAAGCAGCTCGAGTCGTAGCCGAAGCCGAAGTCGTCGCAGATCTCGCAGCCGCAGCCGCCGAAGCCGCTCGAGTACCCGCAGCAGACGGTCGCGCAGCCGGTCCAACTCCAAGTCGAAAAAACTCGTCCAAATGTCCAAACCGACCGCCAAACACCTAGCTTCCACGATGAGAGACTCACGCTCAAAGACAAAGTCAAGATCGCGTTCCCGGTCCCGCTACCGGCACCGTTCAAGGCAGCGCACCCGGTCCCATCACCGCCACTCGCACTCCAAGGAACCGGAAGACGAAACCGTGCCCGAATCCTTCCGCAAGCACCGCATCGTACTCCAAACCGACAAGCTCGTCCGCAGCGCCAAGGAAATCGAGGAAGAAGTTCGCGAACATCTGCGCAAACAGCAGGAGGAAGAGGACCGCAAGGCCGAGCAAGAACAAAACAAACTGGACGAACAAACCGaggacgccgccgccgccacctccGAAACCAACAACCACAAACGGGCCAGAACttcccgcagcagcagcagcacccgcTCAAAGTCACAAAAGCGCTCCCCTTCCAAGACCAACGCCAAGTCCCGCTCCAACACACCCCAAGCAGAAGCTCGGAAGGGCCGCGAAAGACGTAATGACGACTCGTCCGGCGATGAGCGCCACTCCAAGCGGCGAAATCGAAGTAACGAACGGAGCAGCCGCAGACGCCACAAGTCGCACTCGGAGCGATCGGACCGCAAGCGCAAGTCCCAATCGGTGGATGGCGGCGACAGTCCGAAGCATCGCCGGTCGCCCAAGCGGCGCGAGGAGCGGGTCAGTTCCAAGTAg